The genomic window CCGCGAGAGACTTTTTGGGATGAAGAAAAATATTCTTCATGGTTGCCTTAAATTATAATAAAAATCCACTTTTTTAAAAAGTGCGATCTTCAAGAGGCAGGCTGATAAGTAAGTTAAAATTACGAATAAGCATGTTAAATAGTATCAAATATAGTATTGACATGGATTAACAATATATATAAAAATAGCCCACAATGCCAGGAACATATATTCCAATAAATTACCTGCCGGTATTAATAATAATAATCATTGCCGCTTCTGTGGGCTTAGCCCCTTTGCTCATAGGCATACTCATCAGGCCTGCAAGGCGTTATCCGCTGAAGCTCTCCCCTTATGAATCAGGCAACCCGCCGGTTGGAGAGCCCAGGTACAGGTTTTCAGTGCGGTTTTATATTATCGCAATGCTTTTTGTGGTATTTGATGTTGAAGCGGTCTTCCTCTATCCATGGGCAGTTGCATATGATAAAATCGGGCTGTACGGTTTCGTGGAGATGATGATATTCATATTCATCCTTTTAATCGGTTACATATATGTATGGAAAAAAGGCGCGCTTATGTGGGAATGAAGAAAGTTAAAAGTTATTATTGAAAAATGTATAAAGAATGTCCGTCCTTTCGTCATTCCCGCAGTTCTTAAGCGGGAATCCAGAGAAAAAGACTGGATTCCGGGTCAAGCCCGGAATGACATAAATAAAAAGGACGAATTACGGAGGTTTGCGCAGTGCTGATAAATGCATCGCCTGATGTTATTGAAATAGAAGACAGGGTAAAAATTATCCCCGGTGCAAATACTATCATTACCTCTCTTGATAAACTCATCAACTGGGGCAGAAAATCATCAATATGGCCCATGACTTTCGGTCTTGCCTGCTGTGCAATTGAGATGATGGCAACAGGCGCAAGCCACTATGACTTTGACCGTTTCGGAATTGTCTTCAGGGCATCACCAAGGCACACAGACCTTCTGATTATCGCAGGGACAGTAACAAAAAAAATGGTGCCTGTCATAAGGCGGGTTTATGATCAGATGCCGGAGCCGCGGTATGTAATGGCAATGGGCAGTTGTGCATGTTCCGGCGGGATATTCAATACTTATTCCGTTGTTCAGGGGTGCGATACTTTTTTGCCGGTTGATGTCTATGTCCCGGGCTGTCCCCCAAAACCCGAGGCCTTGATGGAGGGAATCCTGAAGCTTCAGGACAAAATACAGAAAGAACATCTCAGATGGAGCAGGTGGAGGTAAAAATACAGTGGACAGTAAACAGTGAACAGTAAACAGTTATTGACTAAATACTATTCACTGACAATTATTCACTGCATTTAAGTTAAATGGAACCTTTAGAGATTGCAGAAAGGCTGAAAGAGCAGTTTCCTGATGAAGTTGCCGGAGTGACGCAGTCAGGGGAGCAGGTCTCTGTCATTGTCAAACGTGGCAGAATTATTGATATCTGCCGGTACCTGCATGACGACCCGGCAATTTGTCTGAATTATCTGTCAGACCTGTGCGGCGTTGATTACCCGGGCAGGAAACCCCGTTTTGAAGTGATTTATAATCTTTACTCCTTAAAGCACCTCCACAGGCTGAGGTTGAAGGCGCTTATCCCTGAAGAAGAATTGTCAATTAACAGTATTGTATCAGTCTTGGCAGGCGCAAACTGGCATGAAAGAGAAACCTGCGACATGTACGGCATTGTTTTTAACAACCACCCTGACCTAAGGCGCATACTTATGCCCGAGGACTGGGAGGGTTTTCCCCTTAGAAAAGATTATCCTCTGAAAGGCGCCGAGGGGAAGGAATACAGGGGATATGAAGAAGCAAGGGAACTGCACAAACACGATGAGGAGTGGAATATAAAATCTTGAACCATGTTGAACAATTTGAACTATTTAAACAATTTTGAACAATGTTGAACTATAGTCTTTGTTATGGAAAATATAGAAGATAAATCACAGGGGACTTCCCGCATAGCGACTGAGGAAATGACGCTCAATATGGGTCCCCAGCACCCTGCCACGCACGGGGTGCTCAGGCTTGTGCTTGAACTTGACGGCGAAACCGTGGTCAAATGCACTCCCTATATCGGCTATCTCCACCGGGGCATTGAGAAGCTCTCGGAGCACAGGAACTATTTCCAGATTATACCCCTCACCGATCGGCTGGATTACATAGCATCAATGTCTAACAACATCGGCTACTGCATTGCGGTAGAGAAACTTTTCGGAATTGAACCGCCTGAAAGGGCGCAGTTCATCAGAACTATCACGGCTGAGATGTCCCGCATATCAAGCCATCTTCTCTGGCTTGCAACGCATGCGCTGGACATAGGCGCAATGACAGTATTCCTTTATTGCTTCAGGGAAAGGGAAAAACTCCTTGACCTGTTTGAGCGCCTCTGCGGCGCAAGGCTTACAGTAAGCTATCCAAGGATAGGCGGCGTACGGAATAACGCCGATACAAAATGGCTGGAGGACCTCTACGATTTCACCGGAGAATTCCCAATGAGGATTGAGCAGTATGAAACACTCATAGACCAGAACCGCATCTGGCTCAGAAGGACCAAGGGAATCGGAGTTATCTCTGCCGAAGAGGCAATAAACTGGGGATTAAGCGGCCCTGTAATCAGGGGCTCAGGCGTGCCGTATGATATAAGAAAATTTATGCCGTATGCGGCATATGACAGGGTTAAATGGGAAGTCCCTACGGGTAAAAACGGGGATGTTTACGACCGTTACCGCGTGAGAATGGAGGAACTGCGCCAGTCAAATTTCATCATAAGGCAGTGCATAGAAAAAATCCCTCAGGGTCCTGTGATGGCTGACGCCCCCAAATATCTACTGCCGCCCAAAGACAAGGTTTTAACTGATATGGAGCATCTCATACATCACTTTGTACTTATAACAAAAGGCTATCACGCCGCCCCTGAAGGCGAAATTTATGCTGCCACAGAGGCCCCGAAGGGAGAGCTCGGTTTTTATATAGTAAGCAACGGCGAGGGGAAACCCTATCGCCTGAGGATACGTACGCCTTCATTTGTGCACATATCAGTCCTGCCCAAGCTCTGTGAAGGCAGCCTAATTGCAGATGTCGTTGCAAATATCGGAAGCATAGATATAGTTTTGGGAGAATGCGACAGGTGATGTTTACTGAAACCGTGTTAAAGGAAATTGAAAGCATAAAAACAAAATACCCTAATCCGAGGAGCGCTCTGCTCCCGGCGTTATATATTGCGCAGAAAGAGTTCGGGTGGCTGAGCCATGAGGCTATGCAGTGCGTTGCACATGCTATAGACCTGCCTGAGGCGGCAGTGCGGGGGACTGCATCTTTCTATGCGATGTTTAAGCATAATCCAATGGGGAGGCATCTCATACAGCTTTGCACAAATGTGTCATGCATGATTTTAGGCGCTGAAAAACTGGCGGATTTCCTCAAGTCTAAATACGGTCTTGAATCAGGCGGCACCACCAAAGACAATCGTTTTTCTCTCATGATAATGGAATGCATAGGCTCCTGCGGCACAGGTCCGGCAATGCTTGTTAACACGGATTTTTATGATAATCTTACTGAAAAAAGGATAGGAGAGATACTAAATACATATAAATAATTGTTCAAGGGTTCAACATGGTTCAATATTGTTTAAATTGAACGAATTGAACCGTTTAAACTATTTGAACGTATTTAATAAACAAAAATGGAAAAAATATTATTGAAAAATACTGAAAACGCTGATTCTGCCGACATTGACGGATACATCAAAACCGGCGGTTATAAAGGCATTCCAAAGGCATTTAAACTAAAGCCGTCTGACATTATTGAGGAGATAAAGAAATCAGGTCTAAGAGGCAGGGGCGGCGCAGGTTTCCCGACAGGCATGAAATGGAGCATTGCCGCCGCAGACTCCAAATTCCCCAAGTATCTTGTCTGTAATGCAGATGAAGGCGAGCCCGGCACATTCAAAGACAGGCATATACTTGAGAAGAATCCGCATTTATTAATAGAGGGGATGGTTATATCGGGATTTGCGCTCGGCTCTGAATACGGTTATATCTACCTCAGAGGTGAATATCCGCATGCAAAAGATATTTTGGAAAAGGCTATAAGACAGGCCTATGAAAAAAAATTTCTCGGCAAGGGCATCCTCGGGGGAAAAATAAAATTCCATCTTGCCGTGTATCAGGGCGCGGGGGCGTATATTTGCGGTGAAGAAACCGCGCTTATTGAATCGCTTGAAGGCAGAAGAGGGCATCCGAGGCTGAAGCCTCCCTTCCCTGTAAATGCCGGCGCGTGGAAAATGCCGACTATTGTAAATAATGTTGAAACGCTGTCTAATGTGCCCTACATTATTGACGCCGGAGCCGGAGCATATTCAAAAATAGGCAGTAAAGATTGTCCGGGCACAAAGCTGTTCAGCGTAAGCGGATGCGTTGAAAAACCCGGCGTTTATGAACTCCCCATGGGGATTTCCCTCAGGGAGATTATTTACACCCATGCCGGAGGTATTAGAGGAGGAAAAAAAATTAAGGCGGTAATTCCTGGAGGAATCTCAACACCCGTGCTTCCTGTGGATAAAATAGACTGCCCCATGGATTTTATCTCAATACAAAAATACGGCAGCATGCTCGGCTCAGGCGCCGTCATTGTCATGGATGAATCCGTCTGCATGGTGAAGGTTGCGCACAGGTCAATGAAGTTCTTTGAACATGAGTCCTGCGGCAAATGCATCCCGTGCAGGGAAGGAACAAGCTGGCTTGAAAAAATACTTCAGAGAATTGAACACGGCAAAGGAAGGGAAGATGACCTCGGACTTTTATCCGGTATAGCAGAAACCATGCTGGGCAAAACCTTCTGCCAGCTTGGAGACGGTGCGGCATGCGCGATGCAGTCAATGCTAAAACATTTCAGGGGAGAATTTGAGGAACACATAAAAAGAAAATCAAAATGTCAAAGCTCAAATGCCAAAAAAGAATAGGTATAGCATTGCTTTGTTATTTGGATTTTGACATTTGTCATTTAAAATTATGATATCCATAACCATCAACGGAAAAGAGATTACTCTGGACAAGCCGGTGACCGTCCTTAATGCCGCAAAGCGCGCCGGGATAAAAATACCAACTCTCTGCAACTATGAACTGCTTGAACCCTACGGAGGATGCAGGCTCTGCATTGTAGAAGTAGAAAGATTGCCGAAACTCCAGACCGCATGCACCTTAATGGCGGCAGACGGCATGGTCATAAAGACTGAATCCGATACCATCTCCGATGTAAGGCGCGGTCTTCTGGAATTGCTTCTCATAAACCATCCTCTTGACTGCCCGCAGTGCGACAAGGCAGGCGAGTGTGAACTGCAAAACCTCGTCGGCAAATACGGTGCTGCCTCAGGCAGGTATAAAGAGGAAAAAAGAAAGGTTCCTGCAAGTCATGAAGATAAAATCATCTCGCGAAATATGGAAAGATGCGTACTTTGTACAAGATGCGTGAGGACCTGCGATACAGTACAGGGCGCATTCGCAATTTCAGTCATCGGCAGAGGGGGCGGCTCAAGAGTTGAGCCGTTTTCATCAACATCATTTAACTGTGAATACTGCGGCAACTGTCTTACGGCATGTCCGGTGGGCGCAATATTGAGCCGCATTCATCTGCACAGTTACAGGTTATGGCAGATTGACAGGGAAGTTGAGACCATCTGCCCTTACTGCGGCGTAGGGTGTTCTTTAGTTCTTCAGGTCCGGGATGAGTCAGTAAAGCGCGCAGTCCCGAAATTAGGACTCGGTTTAAATAACGGACTCCTGTGCTCAAATGGAAGGTTTGGTTATGAATTTGCCGGAAGTCCCGAACGACTCAAGACACCGCTTGTCCGGATAGCGCCAAAAGAAAAGATAGAAGTTAAGAAGATAAGAAATTTAGAAGATAAAAACTCAGCCTCTCAACTTCATAACTTCTCAGCTTCTCAGTTTCGCGAAGCATCTTGGGAAGAGGCTTTAAGCATAATCGCTGAAGAATTAACGGCTGTACGGGATAAAAACAGCGGCGATGCAATTGCAGGCATTGCCTCGGCAAGATGCACAAACGAGGATAACTATGTATTTCAGAAGTTCATGAGGACAGCATGCCGCACAAATCATATAGATTCGGTTTCAAGGGCCGGATTTGCAGGCATGCAGAAATATTTTGAAGACCTCTTAGGACAGGGGATTACGTCAAACCTGATAGCAGGGCTTAAAAACTCCAATGCAATACTGGCCGCCGGCGAAGACCCTACCGCCGTAAACCCCGTTCTTGGTTTATCAATACGGGCCGCGGCAAGGGAAGGCGCAAAAATTGCCGTCATTGGAAATATGCCCGGGCTTAAACGGTTTAAGACGCATACAGTTATCCCTCCTTTATTTAAAGAGGCGGAAATACTTGAAGCCTTGCTTGCTGCAGTAGCTAAGGGTAAGGGTGTACGGGGTGAAAAACCAGCGATAGACAGCATGATCGCCGGGATTTCACAAAACTCTCCTGAACAACATATTGAAGGGCTTAAAGAAATTGCAGACGTGCTTCTTCGCTCAGGGTCTGTTTCTATCGTTCTGGGCGCTGACGCCGCCCGCCGGGAAGACGGACACAGAACGCTTTTTGCAATCGCCGGACTAACCTACCTGCTTGAGGCAAGACTTTATCTCCTTTCAGAAAAGCCTAATGAACAGGGGCTTATTGATATGGGCTGTCTGCCTGATACGCTTCCGGGTGGAAGACCTCTCGGCATCTCTGATTTCAGAAAAAGGTTTGAGACTGAATGGAAAACAGCCGTGCCTGCAAAAGAAGGGCTTACCCTTATGAAAATTATAGAGGCGGCTAAAGAAAAAAAAATTAAGGCGATGTACATAATGGGCGAAAACCCCGCATTCAATCTTCCGGACAACGCCCAAATAAAAGAAGCCTTAAGCTCGCTTGATTTTCTTGTGGTTCAGGATATTTTCCTGACCGAAACCGCAGAACTTGCCGATGTAGTTCTTCCTGCGGCTTGCTGGCCCGGGAAAGAAGGGACCTTCACCAACCTTGAACGCAGGATACAGCTTCTTAAAAAGGCAGTAAACACATCACCCGGCATGGAGGACTGGAAGATTATCGCCGCGATTTCCGGGAAAATGGGGTGTAAAATGGCATATTCCGATGCTGAGGAAATAATGCAGGAGATTGCGCGCGTCTCTCCGCTTTACAAAGACCTTACTTACAGTGAGATTGCAAAAGGCAATTGCCTGTGGCCCTATCATGGAGAGCCGTTAAGGGGCTGGCTCGGCGAGGTGCCTGCGGCATCTGTCAAGCCTAAAAAATACAATGCCGACCTCTACATTGCGCCTGAAAACATACTATTTCACTCAGGAACCCTTTCAAGAAGCGCCTCTACATTGAGAAAGATATATCCTAAGCCCTTGTTAAAGATCGGCGCGCATCATGCCGGAAGACTCAGCCTGAAAGAAGGTGACGCCGTTTCTGTTTCATCAGCGCATGGAAGTGTCAAGGTCCCTGTCTCAATTGACCCTACAATAAAAGACAACAAGGCATTGCTCAGTAATAATTTTGA from Nitrospirota bacterium includes these protein-coding regions:
- the ndhC gene encoding NADH-quinone oxidoreductase subunit A, with amino-acid sequence MPGTYIPINYLPVLIIIIIAASVGLAPLLIGILIRPARRYPLKLSPYESGNPPVGEPRYRFSVRFYIIAMLFVVFDVEAVFLYPWAVAYDKIGLYGFVEMMIFIFILLIGYIYVWKKGALMWE
- a CDS encoding NADH-quinone oxidoreductase subunit B, with product MINASPDVIEIEDRVKIIPGANTIITSLDKLINWGRKSSIWPMTFGLACCAIEMMATGASHYDFDRFGIVFRASPRHTDLLIIAGTVTKKMVPVIRRVYDQMPEPRYVMAMGSCACSGGIFNTYSVVQGCDTFLPVDVYVPGCPPKPEALMEGILKLQDKIQKEHLRWSRWR
- a CDS encoding NADH-quinone oxidoreductase subunit C is translated as MEPLEIAERLKEQFPDEVAGVTQSGEQVSVIVKRGRIIDICRYLHDDPAICLNYLSDLCGVDYPGRKPRFEVIYNLYSLKHLHRLRLKALIPEEELSINSIVSVLAGANWHERETCDMYGIVFNNHPDLRRILMPEDWEGFPLRKDYPLKGAEGKEYRGYEEARELHKHDEEWNIKS
- a CDS encoding NADH-quinone oxidoreductase subunit D, whose protein sequence is MENIEDKSQGTSRIATEEMTLNMGPQHPATHGVLRLVLELDGETVVKCTPYIGYLHRGIEKLSEHRNYFQIIPLTDRLDYIASMSNNIGYCIAVEKLFGIEPPERAQFIRTITAEMSRISSHLLWLATHALDIGAMTVFLYCFREREKLLDLFERLCGARLTVSYPRIGGVRNNADTKWLEDLYDFTGEFPMRIEQYETLIDQNRIWLRRTKGIGVISAEEAINWGLSGPVIRGSGVPYDIRKFMPYAAYDRVKWEVPTGKNGDVYDRYRVRMEELRQSNFIIRQCIEKIPQGPVMADAPKYLLPPKDKVLTDMEHLIHHFVLITKGYHAAPEGEIYAATEAPKGELGFYIVSNGEGKPYRLRIRTPSFVHISVLPKLCEGSLIADVVANIGSIDIVLGECDR
- the nuoE gene encoding NADH-quinone oxidoreductase subunit NuoE gives rise to the protein MFTETVLKEIESIKTKYPNPRSALLPALYIAQKEFGWLSHEAMQCVAHAIDLPEAAVRGTASFYAMFKHNPMGRHLIQLCTNVSCMILGAEKLADFLKSKYGLESGGTTKDNRFSLMIMECIGSCGTGPAMLVNTDFYDNLTEKRIGEILNTYK
- the nuoF gene encoding NADH-quinone oxidoreductase subunit NuoF, with amino-acid sequence MEKILLKNTENADSADIDGYIKTGGYKGIPKAFKLKPSDIIEEIKKSGLRGRGGAGFPTGMKWSIAAADSKFPKYLVCNADEGEPGTFKDRHILEKNPHLLIEGMVISGFALGSEYGYIYLRGEYPHAKDILEKAIRQAYEKKFLGKGILGGKIKFHLAVYQGAGAYICGEETALIESLEGRRGHPRLKPPFPVNAGAWKMPTIVNNVETLSNVPYIIDAGAGAYSKIGSKDCPGTKLFSVSGCVEKPGVYELPMGISLREIIYTHAGGIRGGKKIKAVIPGGISTPVLPVDKIDCPMDFISIQKYGSMLGSGAVIVMDESVCMVKVAHRSMKFFEHESCGKCIPCREGTSWLEKILQRIEHGKGREDDLGLLSGIAETMLGKTFCQLGDGAACAMQSMLKHFRGEFEEHIKRKSKCQSSNAKKE
- a CDS encoding molybdopterin-dependent oxidoreductase, with the protein product MSFKIMISITINGKEITLDKPVTVLNAAKRAGIKIPTLCNYELLEPYGGCRLCIVEVERLPKLQTACTLMAADGMVIKTESDTISDVRRGLLELLLINHPLDCPQCDKAGECELQNLVGKYGAASGRYKEEKRKVPASHEDKIISRNMERCVLCTRCVRTCDTVQGAFAISVIGRGGGSRVEPFSSTSFNCEYCGNCLTACPVGAILSRIHLHSYRLWQIDREVETICPYCGVGCSLVLQVRDESVKRAVPKLGLGLNNGLLCSNGRFGYEFAGSPERLKTPLVRIAPKEKIEVKKIRNLEDKNSASQLHNFSASQFREASWEEALSIIAEELTAVRDKNSGDAIAGIASARCTNEDNYVFQKFMRTACRTNHIDSVSRAGFAGMQKYFEDLLGQGITSNLIAGLKNSNAILAAGEDPTAVNPVLGLSIRAAAREGAKIAVIGNMPGLKRFKTHTVIPPLFKEAEILEALLAAVAKGKGVRGEKPAIDSMIAGISQNSPEQHIEGLKEIADVLLRSGSVSIVLGADAARREDGHRTLFAIAGLTYLLEARLYLLSEKPNEQGLIDMGCLPDTLPGGRPLGISDFRKRFETEWKTAVPAKEGLTLMKIIEAAKEKKIKAMYIMGENPAFNLPDNAQIKEALSSLDFLVVQDIFLTETAELADVVLPAACWPGKEGTFTNLERRIQLLKKAVNTSPGMEDWKIIAAISGKMGCKMAYSDAEEIMQEIARVSPLYKDLTYSEIAKGNCLWPYHGEPLRGWLGEVPAASVKPKKYNADLYIAPENILFHSGTLSRSASTLRKIYPKPLLKIGAHHAGRLSLKEGDAVSVSSAHGSVKVPVSIDPTIKDNKALLSNNFEGAGVFSLMGYNIDPVTNIPGIEGCEVTINKL